In Flavobacteriaceae bacterium, the following proteins share a genomic window:
- a CDS encoding bifunctional oligoribonuclease/PAP phosphatase NrnA yields the protein MTKTDISEIKQLLASPKRIVIVAHKNPDGDAIGSSLGLYHYLKQSGHNATVILPNDYPQFLKWIPGEGTILKYESTVEKSTNLIAEAEIIFTLDFNALHRTGDMETVLTKAKAIKILIDHHQQPDDYAKYLYSDVSICSTCQMIYHFIEMLDDTDKIDVNIATALYVGIMTDTGSFRFRSTSSTTHRVIANLIDKGADNAQIHNNVYDTNSYFRLQLLGKALDNLKVLPKLNTAYISLSQEELNRFNFKKGDTEGVVNYALSVKDVKFAVIFIEHNQEGIIKISFRSKDGFDVNEFARNHFNGGGHINAAGGRSKLSLKETIEKFISILPHYKQDLN from the coding sequence ATGACAAAAACAGATATTTCTGAAATAAAACAATTATTAGCGTCACCTAAACGCATCGTAATCGTCGCTCATAAAAATCCTGATGGTGATGCTATTGGCTCTTCTTTAGGTTTATATCATTATCTAAAACAAAGTGGTCATAATGCTACTGTTATTCTTCCAAATGATTATCCTCAATTTTTAAAATGGATTCCTGGGGAGGGTACGATCTTAAAATATGAAAGTACTGTAGAAAAATCCACAAATTTAATAGCAGAAGCAGAAATTATATTTACGTTAGATTTTAATGCATTGCATAGAACTGGTGATATGGAAACTGTTTTAACTAAAGCTAAAGCCATTAAAATTTTAATAGATCATCATCAACAACCTGATGATTATGCAAAATATTTGTATTCTGATGTTTCAATTTGTTCGACTTGTCAAATGATTTATCATTTTATAGAAATGTTAGATGATACAGATAAAATTGATGTTAACATAGCTACAGCATTATATGTTGGTATTATGACAGATACAGGTTCTTTTAGATTCAGATCCACTAGTAGTACAACACATCGAGTTATTGCAAACCTTATAGACAAAGGTGCTGACAATGCTCAAATACACAATAATGTATACGACACTAACAGTTACTTTCGTTTACAATTATTAGGAAAAGCATTAGATAATTTAAAAGTGTTACCAAAATTAAACACTGCCTATATTAGTTTATCTCAAGAAGAGCTAAATCGTTTTAATTTTAAAAAAGGAGATACAGAAGGGGTTGTAAATTATGCGCTTTCTGTTAAAGATGTAAAATTTGCTGTTATTTTTATAGAGCACAACCAAGAAGGTATTATTAAAATATCTTTCCGTTCTAAAGATGGATTTGATGTTAACGAATTTGCTCGTAACCATTTTAATGGAGGCGGTCATATTAATGCTGCTGGAGGGAGAAGTAAGCTTAGCTTAAAAGAAACCATTGAGAAATTTATTAGTATATTACCCCATTATAAGCAA
- a CDS encoding nucleoside-diphosphate kinase has translation MATNRTFTMLKPDSVEKGNIGAILEKINASGFRIVAMKLTQMTIADAEAFYAVHNERPFFGELVEYMTRGPIVAAILEKDNAVEDFRTLIGATNPAEAAEGTIRKLYAASIGENAVHGSDSDENAAIEGAFHFSGREMF, from the coding sequence ATGGCAACAAATAGAACATTTACAATGCTTAAACCTGATTCTGTAGAAAAAGGGAATATTGGCGCAATATTAGAAAAAATTAATGCTTCAGGATTTAGAATTGTGGCAATGAAATTAACGCAAATGACTATAGCAGATGCAGAAGCATTTTATGCAGTACATAACGAACGTCCATTTTTTGGAGAGCTTGTAGAGTATATGACAAGAGGACCAATAGTAGCTGCTATTTTAGAAAAAGATAATGCTGTTGAAGATTTTAGAACTTTAATAGGTGCTACTAATCCAGCTGAAGCTGCAGAAGGGACTATTCGTAAACTATATGCTGCTTCAATAGGAGAGAATGCTGTTCATGGTAGTGATAGTGATGAGAATGCTGCTATAGAAGGTGCTTTTCATTTTTCTGGTAGAGAAATGTTTTAA
- a CDS encoding cold-shock protein gives MSKGTVKFFNDSKGFGFITEDDTNKEHFVHISGLIDEIREGDAVEFDLTEGRKGLNAVNVKVI, from the coding sequence ATGAGTAAAGGTACCGTAAAATTCTTCAACGATTCAAAAGGATTTGGATTTATCACTGAAGATGACACAAACAAAGAACATTTCGTACACATTTCTGGACTAATCGATGAAATTCGTGAGGGTGATGCAGTTGAATTTGACTTAACAGAAGGAAGAAAAGGACTGAACGCTGTAAACGTAAAAGTAATCTAA